The sequence below is a genomic window from Polaribacter vadi.
CCTTCTTATGTTTTAGGTGGTCAAGGAATGAAAATTGTCATAAACAAAGAAGAATTAGTAGAGCATGTTGTAGATTTATTAGGTAGAATGCCTGGAAATAAATTATTACTAGATCATTATTTAGATGGTGCTATAGAAGCAGAAGCAGATGCAATTTGTGATGCAGATGGAAATGTGTACATCATAGGAATTATGGAACATATAGAGCCTTGTGGAATTCATTCAGGAGATTCTAATGCAACTTTACCAGCCTTTAATTTAGGTGATTTGGTGATGCAACAAATTAAAGACCATACACATACGATTGCAAGAGAATTAAAAACAATTGGCTTGATAAATGTTCAGTTTGCCATAAAAGATGATATTGTATACATCATTGAAGCAAATCCTAGAGCTTCTAGAACAGTGCCTTTTATAGCAAAAGCTTACAAAGAACCTTATGTAAATTATGCAACGAAAGTAATGTTAGGTCATAATAAAGTAACTGATTTTAAATTTAATCCGCAACTAGAAGGCTATGCAATTAAGCAACCAGTTTTCTCTTTTAACAAGTTTCCTAATGTAAATAAGAAACTAGGACCAGAAATGAAATCGACTGGAGAAAGTATTTTGTTTATAGATAGTTTAAAAGATGATCAGTTTTACGACTTATATGCAAGACGTAAAATGTACTTGAATAAATAGAAACTTTATTTTAAAACAATTTTTAAACATCCATTTGTTGAATTTATTTCAACAAATGGATGTTTTTTTATGTAAAATTTCCATTAAAAAAGTATTTTATGATGGATGATTTTTTTATAGAATTTTTAAGTTTTCATACCATAAAAAAAAGCTAACATTGTCAAGTTCAAAAATGCTGAACAAAGTTTTTTTAGTTAAGAAATCTAATTTTTGTTTTTAAAATAACTTAGCAAGATTTTCGTTAAGTTTCTTGTTGAAAAAAAATAAATGAAAAGTTACTAATAGCGTTTTATAAAGTAGAATGTATGAAAATCAATTTTAAAATTATTTTAGTATCACTATGTTTTGCTTCTTGCAAACAAGTTCAAAATTTATCAGATAAATTTACAAAACCTTCAGGAAAACAAGTTATAGAAAGAAATTATAAAGATGATGACGCTTTTTTGGAGAAATACGAAGTTGTTTACGAGCAAGCTAAAAATAATAATTTAGAGTTAGCATTGCCAAATGTTATTTATACAAAATCAGACTCTTTAGATTTGTCAATTTTATCGTATAAAGTATTTTTAGAAAAAGGAGAACTATTAAAAATTGAAACAAATATTAAAACAGATTCGTTGCAATTTGCTGTAGATGTATATTCCTTTTTAAATGATACTTTAATTTCAAAAAGGCCCATAGTTTCTAATGAAGCGAACTTAAATCATCTTAATTTTGAAGTTTTTAAAACGGGTTATTACAAAATTGTGATGTTTCCAGAATCTAATAAAAAAGTCGATTTTAATATTGGAATTTACACAGAACCTGTTTTTTTATTTCCAGTTGCTGGTAAAGGAAATAAAGATATTCAAAGTTATTGGGGAGCAGTTAGAAGTGGAGGAAAAAGAAAACATGAAGGCATCGATATTTTTGCTAAAAGAGGAACACCAGTAATTGCTTCTGTAGATGGTTTTATTGCAACTGCTAAAAATAGTGGTTTGGGTGGAAAACAAATTTGGTTAAAAAGTGGCGTTTTTGGAAAAACGTTGTATTATGCGCATTTAGATAGTATTAAAACAAGGTCAGGTACATACGTAAAAGTTGGTGATACTTTAGGGTTTGTAGGTAATACAGGAAATGCAAAAGGAGCAAGTCCTCATTTACATTTTGGAATTTATAATTCTTCTGGAGCCATAAATCCGTTGGCATTTGTAAAAAAATCTGATTTGCCAAATAGTAAAGAAGAAAAGGTTTTTAAAAACGGAATAACTAAACTGGCTAAAAATGAATTAAGAATTGGTTCAGGTGTCAAGTATAAAAAAATAGAAACGTTTACAGAAAACACGCCAATTACAATTTTAGGAAAAATTGACAACTGGTTTCATGTGCAATATGCAGATCATGTTGAAGGATTTATGCACGAGAGTTTAATTGAAGAAAATATATAATGCTATTCTATTTTTTTAGTTTTTGAATATCAGCTATAAGATGTTTTCCTTCAAAATCAGAGATACTTTTCTTAAACTCATCTGCTGTCTAGCTTAATCTATTATTAAAATTTCCTACAGATATTGGTTCAAAATCCATTTGTTATTAGTTTTTTTTAAAACTAAGAATTACTTCTTCATTTTAAAAATTCTTGAATAAATTTAATTTGATATACACATATGATGTGTAAAATTAGTTTTCCATTTGCTTTATAATCCAATCCATAAGTTCATCTTTATGTATTGCATCCCAAGTTGCTTGGGTACTCTTATTTGATGATGGATTATCTTCAGGTCCTAATACAATCAATTCAGTGTTTTTATTTCCTGCTAGTTCAAATTCAGCCAAAAACCCAACCATATCTGTAGAATTGTTTTCATACAAGGTTATATATATGCTCTAATAGCGTAATTTTTGTACAACTTAATGTTTTCGTTTTTTTCTTTGTTTATATTTTCTCTTTGTTCGAATTACTTTATATCTCACATCGTCATAAAATAGGCTTATTAATAAAATTACGGCTCCAAAAATAAGAGTGTTCAATTTTAAGTCAAGGCTTGAGTAAAGAAACCCACTTACGATTCCTCCAAGAAAGAAGAAACAAATTATATAGATTCGAAGTTTTATTGTGGATTTAATTTTTTCTCTATTTGGATGAGATTCAGGAAAGAAAAGTTGCGATAGTTCAATTCCTAAATCTGTAAACAGTCCTGTTAGATGTGTTGTTCTTACGATTGCATTTGAAATTTTTGTGACAAAAGAGTTTTGAAGTCCCATTGCAAAAAGTAGCAAACAAACAATTAAATCAGGATATTTTATTTCTCCTATATTACTTATAATTGAAA
It includes:
- a CDS encoding M23 family metallopeptidase, translating into MKINFKIILVSLCFASCKQVQNLSDKFTKPSGKQVIERNYKDDDAFLEKYEVVYEQAKNNNLELALPNVIYTKSDSLDLSILSYKVFLEKGELLKIETNIKTDSLQFAVDVYSFLNDTLISKRPIVSNEANLNHLNFEVFKTGYYKIVMFPESNKKVDFNIGIYTEPVFLFPVAGKGNKDIQSYWGAVRSGGKRKHEGIDIFAKRGTPVIASVDGFIATAKNSGLGGKQIWLKSGVFGKTLYYAHLDSIKTRSGTYVKVGDTLGFVGNTGNAKGASPHLHFGIYNSSGAINPLAFVKKSDLPNSKEEKVFKNGITKLAKNELRIGSGVKYKKIETFTENTPITILGKIDNWFHVQYADHVEGFMHESLIEENI
- a CDS encoding YoaK family protein; this translates as MFRHQGKSRTLKHNLRIATILSFVAGMVNITGFLAFKQLTTNVTGHFALFIGDVSNLKFWKGTVYFLYIFSFLFGSFLSSFLIEKYKENKKLNVFVLPTIIECLILLSISIISNIGEIKYPDLIVCLLLFAMGLQNSFVTKISNAIVRTTHLTGLFTDLGIELSQLFFPESHPNREKIKSTIKLRIYIICFFFLGGIVSGFLYSSLDLKLNTLIFGAVILLISLFYDDVRYKVIRTKRKYKQRKKRKH